The following coding sequences lie in one Arachis ipaensis cultivar K30076 chromosome B03, Araip1.1, whole genome shotgun sequence genomic window:
- the LOC107629045 gene encoding tropinone reductase homolog At5g06060, which produces MAEASNIGSQSSRWSLQGLTALVTGGSKGIGYAIVEELAGLGARVHTCSRNEAQLNESLHEWSAKGYHVTGSVCDMASRPQREDLIAKVSGLFNGKLDILVNNVGTNFQKETTEVTEEDFRFLVSTNLESAFHISQLAYPLLKSSQAASIVFISSIAGVVSLDMKGTIYSAAKGAINQLTRNLACEWAKHNIRTNCIAPGPIKTSLAERVLNLDGETKLLDAFVSRTPLGRMGEAGEVSSIVAFLCMPAASYITGQTICVDGGLTVNGV; this is translated from the exons ATGGCTGAAGCATCAAACATTGGTAGCCAAAGCAGTAGATGGTCCCTTCAAGGGTTGACAGCCCTCGTTACTGGTGGATCCAAAGGAATCGG GTATGCAATTGTGGAAGAGTTAGCAGGGCTAGGGGCCAGGGTACACACTTGTTCTAGGAACGAAGCTCAACTTAATGAGTCCTTACATGAATGGAGTGCAAAGGGATACCATGTCACAGGTTCTGTATGTGACATGGCGTCTCGTCCGCAGAGAGAAGACCTCATTGCTAAAGTCTCTGGTTTGTTTAACGGCAAACTTGACATCCTTGTGAACAATGTTGGAACCAATTTTCAAAAGGAGACCACTGAGGTCACAGAGGAAGACTTCAGATTCCTTGTGAGCACGAATCTTGAATCTGCTTTCCACATAAGCCAGCTTGCTTATCCACTCCTCAAATCATCACAGGCTGCAAGCATAGTCTTCATATCCTCCATTGCAGGCGTGGTCTCACTAGACATGAAAGGAACCATATACAGTGCAGCAAAAG GAGCAATCAACCAACTGACAAGGAATTTGGCATGTGAATGGGCAAAACATAACATAAGGACTAATTGCATTGCGCCGGGGCCAATCAAAACCAGTCTGGCTGAAAGGGTATTAAACTTAGACGGAGAGACAAAACTGTTGGATGCTTTTGTTTCGCGAACTCCTCTTGGACGGATGGGAGAGGCAGGGGAGGTGTCTTCCATTGTAGCATTTCTTTGCATGCCTGCGGCTTCTTACATAACTGGACAGACCATTTGTGTCGATGGCGGCTTAACTGTCAACGGTGTCTAA